In a genomic window of Thermoproteus tenax Kra 1:
- a CDS encoding MogA/MoaB family molybdenum cofactor biosynthesis protein, protein MRPHEEHKAKGPQRASFWVVTVSTSRFEAAKSGHSYTDESGDVAVRMIEAAGHRVAGRSLIKDDVVMIRSVLMDLLKRDDVDAVVFTGGTGIARSDVTVEAVRPLLDKEIDGFGDIFRLESYREVGTAAIMSRALAGIINGKLVVALPGSPNAVEVGLRIILPEVPHILYLARL, encoded by the coding sequence ATGAGGCCGCACGAGGAGCACAAGGCCAAGGGCCCTCAGAGGGCCTCCTTCTGGGTTGTCACAGTGAGCACGTCTAGATTTGAGGCGGCCAAGTCTGGCCATAGCTACACCGATGAGTCAGGCGATGTGGCCGTCCGCATGATAGAGGCCGCCGGGCACAGAGTCGCTGGGAGGAGTCTGATTAAAGACGACGTAGTTATGATAAGGAGCGTCCTGATGGATCTGTTGAAGAGGGACGACGTAGACGCCGTGGTGTTCACAGGCGGCACAGGCATAGCGAGGAGCGACGTCACTGTGGAGGCCGTGAGGCCCCTATTGGACAAAGAAATAGATGGTTTTGGCGATATTTTTCGTTTGGAGAGCTATAGGGAGGTGGGAACCGCCGCAATAATGTCGAGGGCGCTCGCCGGCATCATAAACGGTAAGTTGGTAGTGGCGCTGCCCGGCTCGCCTAACGCCGTTGAGGTTGGGCTGAGAATCATCCTGCCTGAGGTCCCGCACATATTGTATTTGGCGCGCCTATGA